Proteins encoded by one window of Puntigrus tetrazona isolate hp1 chromosome 25, ASM1883169v1, whole genome shotgun sequence:
- the LOC122330438 gene encoding receptor-type tyrosine-protein phosphatase eta-like isoform X47 produces MARLSFKTVCKGTALLLFFIILGLNAQSNTDITSLPVTLSITSTEENTSSQALSTTTAPATTSSPSTESQTSVSTTAPVTTSSLLNETQTSSPTTSVTTSSPSTESQTSASTTPVTTSSLLTTTQTSTSTTAPVTTSSLLTTTQTSSPTTASVTTSSSSTESQTSASTTAPVTTSSLLTTTQTSSPTTASVTTSSSSTESQTSASTTATATTSSPSTLQSQTSSPTTATATTSSPSTVQSQTSASTTAPVTTNSLLTTTQTSTPTTAPVTTSSLLTTTQTSTPTTASVTTSSPSTLQSQTSASTTAPVTTNSLLTTTQTSTPTTAPVTTSSLLTTTQTSSPTTATATTSSPSTFQSESSASTTAPVTTSSLLTTTQTSSPTTPANTSSLSPESKKSASTAATASTSSPSTKSQTSATTSSSKTESNTWLIVGIVLAVIFFFFIIILTLFFCSRRQTKKQCPDILAHTISNNISIALRIEDYEEYFKQKHKDSNCGFAEEYEELKTVGTAQSKNTALAIENKPKNRYGNVLPYDVSRVKLSMCGSLLDDYINANYIPGYNSRKEFIAAQGPLPVTVNEFWRMVWEKNVHTIVMLTRCNEMGRVKCEKYWPSGTNHYENFSVTTTSEIELESWTIRDFTIKNVKTAETRYIRQFHFTAWPDHGVPQTTEVLIDFRHLVREHMDQYSRHSPAVVHCSAGVGRTGTFIAIDHLIFQIERDSMVDIYGIVNDMRMHRPLMVQTEEQYVYLHQSAYDIIRSRTGSNMDLIYQNAIELSVYQNVQYQKL; encoded by the exons GGTTTGAATGCACAGAGTAATACAG ATATCACATCACTCCCTGTCACTTTAAGTATAACTTCAACTGAGGAGAACACATCTTCTCAGGCACTGTCTACTACAA CGGCCCCTGCCACTACAAGCTCTCCTTCAACTGAGTCTCAAACATCAGTTTCTACGa CAGCACCTGTCACTACAAGCTCTCTTTTAAATGAGACTCAAACATCATCTCCTACAA CCTCTGTCACTACAAGCTCTCCTTCAACTGAGTCTCAAACATCAGCTTCTACGa cccctgtcACTACAAGCTCTCTTTTAACTACTACTCAAACATCAACTTCTACAA CAGCACCTGTCACTACAAGCTCTCTTTTAACTACTACTCAAACATCATCTCCTACAA CAGCCTCTGTCACTACAAGCTCTTCCTCAACTGAGTCTCAAACATCAGCTTCTACGa cagcccctgtcACTACAAGCTCTCTTTTAACTACTACTCAAACATCATCACCTACAA CAGCCTCTGTCACTACAAGCTCTTCCTCAACTGAGTCTCAAACATCAGCTTCTACGA CAGCCACTGCCACTACTAGCTCTCCTTCAACTCTCCAGTCTCAAACATCATCTCCTACAA CAGCCACTGCCACTACAAGCTCTCCTTCAACTGTCCAGTCTCAAACATCAGCTTCTACGa cagcccctgtcACTACAAACTCTCTTTTAACTACTACTCAAACATCAACTCCTACAA CAGCACCTGTCACTACAAGCTCTCTTTTAACTACTACTCAAACATCAACTCCTACAA CAGCCTCTGTCACTACAAGCTCTCCTTCAACTCTCCAGTCTCAAACATCAGCTTCTACGa cagcccctgtcACTACAAACTCTCTTTTAACTACTACTCAAACATCAACTCCTACAA CAGCACCTGTCACTACAAGCTCTCTTTTAACTACTACTCAAACATCATCTCCTACAA CAGCCACTGCCACTACTAGCTCTCCTTCAACTTTCCAGTCTGAATCATCAGCTTCTACGa cagcccctgtcACTACAAGCTCTCTTTTAACTACTACTCAAACATCATCTCCTACAA CTCCTGCAAATACAAGCTCACTTTCACCTGAGTCTAAAAAATCAGCTTCTACAG CAGCCACTGCAAGTACTAGCTCTCCTTCAACTAAGTCACAAACATCAGCTACTACAA GTTCCTCTAAAACAGAGTCTAACACTTGGCTGATTGTTGGCATAGTTTTGGCagtgatcttttttttcttcatcatcattCTCACTCTCTTCTTCTGTTCAAGAAG acaaaccaaaaaacaatgTCCAGACATCCTTGCGCACACCATTAG taataacat TAGTATTGCTTTGAGAATAGAAGATTATGAAGAGTACTTTAAGCAGAAACATAAGGATTCCAACTGTGGTTTTGCTGAAGAGTATGAG GAGTTGAAGACTGTTGGAACAGCACAGTCAAAGAACACTGCCCTGGCTATTGAAAACAAGCCGAAGAACCGTTACGGCAATGTGCTACCTT ATGATGTTTCAAGAGTGAAGTTATCAATGTGCGGCAGTCTCTTAGATGACTACATCAATGCCAACTACATCCCA GGTTACAATTCAAGAAAAGAGTTTATAGCAGCTCAGGGTCCTCTGCCCGTCACAGTGAATGAATTCTGGAGAATGGTCTGGGAGAAGAACGTCCACACCATAGTGATGCTGACCAGATGCAATGAGATGGGACGA GTGAAATGTGAGAAGTACTGGCCATCTGGGACTAATCATTATGAAAATTTCTCTGTGACGACCACCTCAGAGATAGAACTGGAGAGTTGGACCATAAGAGATTTcacaatcaaaaat GTAAAAACAGCAGAAACTCGTTACATACGTCAGTTCCACTTCACGGCGTGGCCAGATCATGGAGTTCCACAGACCACTGAAGTCCTCATTGACTTCAGACACCTGGTGAGAGAACACATGGACCAGTACTCACGCCACTCTCCTGCTGTGGTGCATTGCAG TGCCGGTGTGGGAAGAACTGGGACCTTCATTGCCATTGATCACCTGATCTTCCAGATTGAAAGAGACAGTATGGTGGACATCTATGGAATTGTTAATGATATGCGCATGCACAGGCCTCTCATGGTGCAGACTGAG GAGCAATATGTTTACCTCCACCAGAGTGCGTATGACATAATTCGATCAAGAACGGGATCCAACATGGACTTAATTTACCAAAATGCAATAGAGCTTAGTGTCTATCAGAATGTACAATatcaaaaattgtaa
- the LOC122330438 gene encoding receptor-type tyrosine-protein phosphatase eta-like isoform X40, with protein sequence MARLSFKTVCKGTALLLFFIILGLNAQSNTDITSLPVTLSITSTEENTSSQALSTTTAPATTSSPSTESQTSVSTTAPVTTSSLLNETQTSSPTTSVTTSSPSTESQTSASTTPVTTSSLLTTTQTSSPTTAPVTTSSLLTTTQTSTSTTAPVTTSSLLTTTQTSSPTTASVTTSSSSTESQTSASTTAPVTTSSLLTTTQTSSPTTASVTTSSSSTESQTSASTTATATTSSPSTLQSQTSSPTTATATTSSPSTVQSQTSASTTAPVTTNSLLTTTQTSTPTTAPVTTSSLLTTTQTSTPTTASVTTSSPSTLQSQTSASTTAPVTTNSLLTTTQTSTPTTAPVTTSSLLTTTQTSSPTTATATTSSPSTFQSESSASTTAPVTTSSLLTTTQTSSPTTPANTSSLSPESKKSASTAATASTSSPSTKSQTSATTSSSKTESNTWLIVGIVLAVIFFFFIIILTLFFCSRRQTKKQCPDILAHTISNNISIALRIEDYEEYFKQKHKDSNCGFAEEYEELKTVGTAQSKNTALAIENKPKNRYGNVLPYDVSRVKLSMCGSLLDDYINANYIPGYNSRKEFIAAQGPLPVTVNEFWRMVWEKNVHTIVMLTRCNEMGRVKCEKYWPSGTNHYENFSVTTTSEIELESWTIRDFTIKNVKTAETRYIRQFHFTAWPDHGVPQTTEVLIDFRHLVREHMDQYSRHSPAVVHCSAGVGRTGTFIAIDHLIFQIERDSMVDIYGIVNDMRMHRPLMVQTEEQYVYLHQSAYDIIRSRTGSNMDLIYQNAIELSVYQNVQYQKL encoded by the exons GGTTTGAATGCACAGAGTAATACAG ATATCACATCACTCCCTGTCACTTTAAGTATAACTTCAACTGAGGAGAACACATCTTCTCAGGCACTGTCTACTACAA CGGCCCCTGCCACTACAAGCTCTCCTTCAACTGAGTCTCAAACATCAGTTTCTACGa CAGCACCTGTCACTACAAGCTCTCTTTTAAATGAGACTCAAACATCATCTCCTACAA CCTCTGTCACTACAAGCTCTCCTTCAACTGAGTCTCAAACATCAGCTTCTACGa CACCTGTCACTACAAGCTCTCTTTTAACTACTACTCAAACATCATCTCCTACAA cagcccctgtcACTACAAGCTCTCTTTTAACTACTACTCAAACATCAACTTCTACAA CAGCACCTGTCACTACAAGCTCTCTTTTAACTACTACTCAAACATCATCTCCTACAA CAGCCTCTGTCACTACAAGCTCTTCCTCAACTGAGTCTCAAACATCAGCTTCTACGa cagcccctgtcACTACAAGCTCTCTTTTAACTACTACTCAAACATCATCACCTACAA CAGCCTCTGTCACTACAAGCTCTTCCTCAACTGAGTCTCAAACATCAGCTTCTACGA CAGCCACTGCCACTACTAGCTCTCCTTCAACTCTCCAGTCTCAAACATCATCTCCTACAA CAGCCACTGCCACTACAAGCTCTCCTTCAACTGTCCAGTCTCAAACATCAGCTTCTACGa cagcccctgtcACTACAAACTCTCTTTTAACTACTACTCAAACATCAACTCCTACAA CAGCACCTGTCACTACAAGCTCTCTTTTAACTACTACTCAAACATCAACTCCTACAA CAGCCTCTGTCACTACAAGCTCTCCTTCAACTCTCCAGTCTCAAACATCAGCTTCTACGa cagcccctgtcACTACAAACTCTCTTTTAACTACTACTCAAACATCAACTCCTACAA CAGCACCTGTCACTACAAGCTCTCTTTTAACTACTACTCAAACATCATCTCCTACAA CAGCCACTGCCACTACTAGCTCTCCTTCAACTTTCCAGTCTGAATCATCAGCTTCTACGa cagcccctgtcACTACAAGCTCTCTTTTAACTACTACTCAAACATCATCTCCTACAA CTCCTGCAAATACAAGCTCACTTTCACCTGAGTCTAAAAAATCAGCTTCTACAG CAGCCACTGCAAGTACTAGCTCTCCTTCAACTAAGTCACAAACATCAGCTACTACAA GTTCCTCTAAAACAGAGTCTAACACTTGGCTGATTGTTGGCATAGTTTTGGCagtgatcttttttttcttcatcatcattCTCACTCTCTTCTTCTGTTCAAGAAG acaaaccaaaaaacaatgTCCAGACATCCTTGCGCACACCATTAG taataacat TAGTATTGCTTTGAGAATAGAAGATTATGAAGAGTACTTTAAGCAGAAACATAAGGATTCCAACTGTGGTTTTGCTGAAGAGTATGAG GAGTTGAAGACTGTTGGAACAGCACAGTCAAAGAACACTGCCCTGGCTATTGAAAACAAGCCGAAGAACCGTTACGGCAATGTGCTACCTT ATGATGTTTCAAGAGTGAAGTTATCAATGTGCGGCAGTCTCTTAGATGACTACATCAATGCCAACTACATCCCA GGTTACAATTCAAGAAAAGAGTTTATAGCAGCTCAGGGTCCTCTGCCCGTCACAGTGAATGAATTCTGGAGAATGGTCTGGGAGAAGAACGTCCACACCATAGTGATGCTGACCAGATGCAATGAGATGGGACGA GTGAAATGTGAGAAGTACTGGCCATCTGGGACTAATCATTATGAAAATTTCTCTGTGACGACCACCTCAGAGATAGAACTGGAGAGTTGGACCATAAGAGATTTcacaatcaaaaat GTAAAAACAGCAGAAACTCGTTACATACGTCAGTTCCACTTCACGGCGTGGCCAGATCATGGAGTTCCACAGACCACTGAAGTCCTCATTGACTTCAGACACCTGGTGAGAGAACACATGGACCAGTACTCACGCCACTCTCCTGCTGTGGTGCATTGCAG TGCCGGTGTGGGAAGAACTGGGACCTTCATTGCCATTGATCACCTGATCTTCCAGATTGAAAGAGACAGTATGGTGGACATCTATGGAATTGTTAATGATATGCGCATGCACAGGCCTCTCATGGTGCAGACTGAG GAGCAATATGTTTACCTCCACCAGAGTGCGTATGACATAATTCGATCAAGAACGGGATCCAACATGGACTTAATTTACCAAAATGCAATAGAGCTTAGTGTCTATCAGAATGTACAATatcaaaaattgtaa
- the LOC122330438 gene encoding receptor-type tyrosine-protein phosphatase eta-like isoform X39 encodes MARLSFKTVCKGTALLLFFIILGLNAQSNTDITSLPVTLSITSTEENTSSQALSTTTAPATTSSPSTESQTSVSTTAPVTTSSLLNETQTSSPTTSVTTSSPSTESQTSASTTAPVTTSSLLTTTQTSSPTTAPVTTSSLLTTTQTSTSTTAPVTTSSLLTTTQTSSPTTASVTTSSSSTESQTSASTTAPVTTSSLLTTTQTSSPTTASVTTSSSSTESQTSASTTATATTSSPSTLQSQTSSPTTATATTSSPSTVQSQTSASTTAPVTTNSLLTTTQTSTPTTAPVTTSSLLTTTQTSTPTTASVTTSSPSTLQSQTSASTTAPVTTNSLLTTTQTSTPTTAPVTTSSLLTTTQTSSPTTATATTSSPSTFQSESSASTTAPVTTSSLLTTTQTSSPTTPANTSSLSPESKKSASTAATASTSSPSTKSQTSATTSSSKTESNTWLIVGIVLAVIFFFFIIILTLFFCSRRQTKKQCPDILAHTISNNISIALRIEDYEEYFKQKHKDSNCGFAEEYEELKTVGTAQSKNTALAIENKPKNRYGNVLPYDVSRVKLSMCGSLLDDYINANYIPGYNSRKEFIAAQGPLPVTVNEFWRMVWEKNVHTIVMLTRCNEMGRVKCEKYWPSGTNHYENFSVTTTSEIELESWTIRDFTIKNVKTAETRYIRQFHFTAWPDHGVPQTTEVLIDFRHLVREHMDQYSRHSPAVVHCSAGVGRTGTFIAIDHLIFQIERDSMVDIYGIVNDMRMHRPLMVQTEEQYVYLHQSAYDIIRSRTGSNMDLIYQNAIELSVYQNVQYQKL; translated from the exons GGTTTGAATGCACAGAGTAATACAG ATATCACATCACTCCCTGTCACTTTAAGTATAACTTCAACTGAGGAGAACACATCTTCTCAGGCACTGTCTACTACAA CGGCCCCTGCCACTACAAGCTCTCCTTCAACTGAGTCTCAAACATCAGTTTCTACGa CAGCACCTGTCACTACAAGCTCTCTTTTAAATGAGACTCAAACATCATCTCCTACAA CCTCTGTCACTACAAGCTCTCCTTCAACTGAGTCTCAAACATCAGCTTCTACGa CAGCACCTGTCACTACAAGCTCTCTTTTAACTACTACTCAAACATCATCTCCTACAA cagcccctgtcACTACAAGCTCTCTTTTAACTACTACTCAAACATCAACTTCTACAA CAGCACCTGTCACTACAAGCTCTCTTTTAACTACTACTCAAACATCATCTCCTACAA CAGCCTCTGTCACTACAAGCTCTTCCTCAACTGAGTCTCAAACATCAGCTTCTACGa cagcccctgtcACTACAAGCTCTCTTTTAACTACTACTCAAACATCATCACCTACAA CAGCCTCTGTCACTACAAGCTCTTCCTCAACTGAGTCTCAAACATCAGCTTCTACGA CAGCCACTGCCACTACTAGCTCTCCTTCAACTCTCCAGTCTCAAACATCATCTCCTACAA CAGCCACTGCCACTACAAGCTCTCCTTCAACTGTCCAGTCTCAAACATCAGCTTCTACGa cagcccctgtcACTACAAACTCTCTTTTAACTACTACTCAAACATCAACTCCTACAA CAGCACCTGTCACTACAAGCTCTCTTTTAACTACTACTCAAACATCAACTCCTACAA CAGCCTCTGTCACTACAAGCTCTCCTTCAACTCTCCAGTCTCAAACATCAGCTTCTACGa cagcccctgtcACTACAAACTCTCTTTTAACTACTACTCAAACATCAACTCCTACAA CAGCACCTGTCACTACAAGCTCTCTTTTAACTACTACTCAAACATCATCTCCTACAA CAGCCACTGCCACTACTAGCTCTCCTTCAACTTTCCAGTCTGAATCATCAGCTTCTACGa cagcccctgtcACTACAAGCTCTCTTTTAACTACTACTCAAACATCATCTCCTACAA CTCCTGCAAATACAAGCTCACTTTCACCTGAGTCTAAAAAATCAGCTTCTACAG CAGCCACTGCAAGTACTAGCTCTCCTTCAACTAAGTCACAAACATCAGCTACTACAA GTTCCTCTAAAACAGAGTCTAACACTTGGCTGATTGTTGGCATAGTTTTGGCagtgatcttttttttcttcatcatcattCTCACTCTCTTCTTCTGTTCAAGAAG acaaaccaaaaaacaatgTCCAGACATCCTTGCGCACACCATTAG taataacat TAGTATTGCTTTGAGAATAGAAGATTATGAAGAGTACTTTAAGCAGAAACATAAGGATTCCAACTGTGGTTTTGCTGAAGAGTATGAG GAGTTGAAGACTGTTGGAACAGCACAGTCAAAGAACACTGCCCTGGCTATTGAAAACAAGCCGAAGAACCGTTACGGCAATGTGCTACCTT ATGATGTTTCAAGAGTGAAGTTATCAATGTGCGGCAGTCTCTTAGATGACTACATCAATGCCAACTACATCCCA GGTTACAATTCAAGAAAAGAGTTTATAGCAGCTCAGGGTCCTCTGCCCGTCACAGTGAATGAATTCTGGAGAATGGTCTGGGAGAAGAACGTCCACACCATAGTGATGCTGACCAGATGCAATGAGATGGGACGA GTGAAATGTGAGAAGTACTGGCCATCTGGGACTAATCATTATGAAAATTTCTCTGTGACGACCACCTCAGAGATAGAACTGGAGAGTTGGACCATAAGAGATTTcacaatcaaaaat GTAAAAACAGCAGAAACTCGTTACATACGTCAGTTCCACTTCACGGCGTGGCCAGATCATGGAGTTCCACAGACCACTGAAGTCCTCATTGACTTCAGACACCTGGTGAGAGAACACATGGACCAGTACTCACGCCACTCTCCTGCTGTGGTGCATTGCAG TGCCGGTGTGGGAAGAACTGGGACCTTCATTGCCATTGATCACCTGATCTTCCAGATTGAAAGAGACAGTATGGTGGACATCTATGGAATTGTTAATGATATGCGCATGCACAGGCCTCTCATGGTGCAGACTGAG GAGCAATATGTTTACCTCCACCAGAGTGCGTATGACATAATTCGATCAAGAACGGGATCCAACATGGACTTAATTTACCAAAATGCAATAGAGCTTAGTGTCTATCAGAATGTACAATatcaaaaattgtaa
- the LOC122330438 gene encoding receptor-type tyrosine-protein phosphatase eta-like isoform X44: MARLSFKTVCKGTALLLFFIILGLNAQSNTDITSLPVTLSITSTEENTSSQALSTTTAPATTSSPSTESQTSVSTTAPVTTSSLLNETQTSSPTTASVTTSSPSTESQTSASTTPVTTSSLLTTTQTSTSTTAPVTTSSLLTTTQTSSPTTASVTTSSSSTESQTSASTTAPVTTSSLLTTTQTSSPTTASVTTSSSSTESQTSASTTATATTSSPSTLQSQTSSPTTATATTSSPSTVQSQTSASTTAPVTTNSLLTTTQTSTPTTAPVTTSSLLTTTQTSTPTTASVTTSSPSTLQSQTSASTTAPVTTNSLLTTTQTSTPTTAPVTTSSLLTTTQTSSPTTATATTSSPSTFQSESSASTTAPVTTSSLLTTTQTSSPTTPANTSSLSPESKKSASTAATASTSSPSTKSQTSATTSSSKTESNTWLIVGIVLAVIFFFFIIILTLFFCSRRQTKKQCPDILAHTISNNISIALRIEDYEEYFKQKHKDSNCGFAEEYEELKTVGTAQSKNTALAIENKPKNRYGNVLPYDVSRVKLSMCGSLLDDYINANYIPGYNSRKEFIAAQGPLPVTVNEFWRMVWEKNVHTIVMLTRCNEMGRVKCEKYWPSGTNHYENFSVTTTSEIELESWTIRDFTIKNVKTAETRYIRQFHFTAWPDHGVPQTTEVLIDFRHLVREHMDQYSRHSPAVVHCSAGVGRTGTFIAIDHLIFQIERDSMVDIYGIVNDMRMHRPLMVQTEEQYVYLHQSAYDIIRSRTGSNMDLIYQNAIELSVYQNVQYQKL, encoded by the exons GGTTTGAATGCACAGAGTAATACAG ATATCACATCACTCCCTGTCACTTTAAGTATAACTTCAACTGAGGAGAACACATCTTCTCAGGCACTGTCTACTACAA CGGCCCCTGCCACTACAAGCTCTCCTTCAACTGAGTCTCAAACATCAGTTTCTACGa CAGCACCTGTCACTACAAGCTCTCTTTTAAATGAGACTCAAACATCATCTCCTACAA CAGCCTCTGTCACTACAAGCTCTCCTTCAACTGAGTCTCAAACATCAGCTTCTACGa cccctgtcACTACAAGCTCTCTTTTAACTACTACTCAAACATCAACTTCTACAA CAGCACCTGTCACTACAAGCTCTCTTTTAACTACTACTCAAACATCATCTCCTACAA CAGCCTCTGTCACTACAAGCTCTTCCTCAACTGAGTCTCAAACATCAGCTTCTACGa cagcccctgtcACTACAAGCTCTCTTTTAACTACTACTCAAACATCATCACCTACAA CAGCCTCTGTCACTACAAGCTCTTCCTCAACTGAGTCTCAAACATCAGCTTCTACGA CAGCCACTGCCACTACTAGCTCTCCTTCAACTCTCCAGTCTCAAACATCATCTCCTACAA CAGCCACTGCCACTACAAGCTCTCCTTCAACTGTCCAGTCTCAAACATCAGCTTCTACGa cagcccctgtcACTACAAACTCTCTTTTAACTACTACTCAAACATCAACTCCTACAA CAGCACCTGTCACTACAAGCTCTCTTTTAACTACTACTCAAACATCAACTCCTACAA CAGCCTCTGTCACTACAAGCTCTCCTTCAACTCTCCAGTCTCAAACATCAGCTTCTACGa cagcccctgtcACTACAAACTCTCTTTTAACTACTACTCAAACATCAACTCCTACAA CAGCACCTGTCACTACAAGCTCTCTTTTAACTACTACTCAAACATCATCTCCTACAA CAGCCACTGCCACTACTAGCTCTCCTTCAACTTTCCAGTCTGAATCATCAGCTTCTACGa cagcccctgtcACTACAAGCTCTCTTTTAACTACTACTCAAACATCATCTCCTACAA CTCCTGCAAATACAAGCTCACTTTCACCTGAGTCTAAAAAATCAGCTTCTACAG CAGCCACTGCAAGTACTAGCTCTCCTTCAACTAAGTCACAAACATCAGCTACTACAA GTTCCTCTAAAACAGAGTCTAACACTTGGCTGATTGTTGGCATAGTTTTGGCagtgatcttttttttcttcatcatcattCTCACTCTCTTCTTCTGTTCAAGAAG acaaaccaaaaaacaatgTCCAGACATCCTTGCGCACACCATTAG taataacat TAGTATTGCTTTGAGAATAGAAGATTATGAAGAGTACTTTAAGCAGAAACATAAGGATTCCAACTGTGGTTTTGCTGAAGAGTATGAG GAGTTGAAGACTGTTGGAACAGCACAGTCAAAGAACACTGCCCTGGCTATTGAAAACAAGCCGAAGAACCGTTACGGCAATGTGCTACCTT ATGATGTTTCAAGAGTGAAGTTATCAATGTGCGGCAGTCTCTTAGATGACTACATCAATGCCAACTACATCCCA GGTTACAATTCAAGAAAAGAGTTTATAGCAGCTCAGGGTCCTCTGCCCGTCACAGTGAATGAATTCTGGAGAATGGTCTGGGAGAAGAACGTCCACACCATAGTGATGCTGACCAGATGCAATGAGATGGGACGA GTGAAATGTGAGAAGTACTGGCCATCTGGGACTAATCATTATGAAAATTTCTCTGTGACGACCACCTCAGAGATAGAACTGGAGAGTTGGACCATAAGAGATTTcacaatcaaaaat GTAAAAACAGCAGAAACTCGTTACATACGTCAGTTCCACTTCACGGCGTGGCCAGATCATGGAGTTCCACAGACCACTGAAGTCCTCATTGACTTCAGACACCTGGTGAGAGAACACATGGACCAGTACTCACGCCACTCTCCTGCTGTGGTGCATTGCAG TGCCGGTGTGGGAAGAACTGGGACCTTCATTGCCATTGATCACCTGATCTTCCAGATTGAAAGAGACAGTATGGTGGACATCTATGGAATTGTTAATGATATGCGCATGCACAGGCCTCTCATGGTGCAGACTGAG GAGCAATATGTTTACCTCCACCAGAGTGCGTATGACATAATTCGATCAAGAACGGGATCCAACATGGACTTAATTTACCAAAATGCAATAGAGCTTAGTGTCTATCAGAATGTACAATatcaaaaattgtaa